The Polyodon spathula isolate WHYD16114869_AA unplaced genomic scaffold, ASM1765450v1 scaffolds_3757, whole genome shotgun sequence genome contains a region encoding:
- the LOC121312264 gene encoding transcription factor HES-5-like — MAPTITAAMRYSQGHLAMTNKLRKPVVEKMRRDRINSSIEQLKTLLGKEFVKQQPDSKLEKADILEMTVCYLRQSASPRPATGNEGYSRCVQEIVRFLSRDEMKTETQRKLLNHLQAAQNSPVHQTPVKEATPVKSALWRPW; from the exons ATGGCACCTACAATCACTGCAGCTATGCGATATTCACAGGGACACCTGGCAATGACAAACAAG TTGAGAAAACCGGTGGTTGAAAAGATGCGCAGAGATCGTATCAACAGCAGCATCGAGCAGCTCAAGACGTTACTGGGAAAAGAATTCGTGAAGCAGCAGCCCGATTCCAAACTGGAGAAAGCGGACATCCTGGAAATGACCGTCTGCTACCTGAGACAGAGCGCCTCCCCCCGGCCAGCGACGGGAAATGAAGGCTACTCCAGGTGTGTGCAAGAAATCGTGCGCTTCCTTTCCCGGGATGAAATGAAGACAGAAACCCAGAGAAAACTACTGAACCATTTGCAAGCTGCGCAGAATTCTCCAGTGCATCAGACCCCCGTCAAAGAGGCGACCCCGGTGAAGAGTGCCCTCTGGCGACCCTGGTAG